The Streptomyces sp. Je 1-332 genome has a window encoding:
- a CDS encoding RDD family protein, which produces MSTEPPQYPPPPDDNDPFRKQPPPDSGSGSPYGTPPPPPPYGGSGGQGPYGGGGDPYGGGGNDPLAGMPPLADSGKRVLARILDMILVGVVVWLLSWGFGTSEFDVDPDKVQYGKSFGQSVLAAVLYIAYDTFMISRTGQTLGKKWLGLRVANLNDGATPTVQTALVRAAVLWLPFAFCCACIWTAICGGWSFFDKPYKQGLHDKAAKTVVVSTG; this is translated from the coding sequence ATGAGTACCGAACCGCCGCAGTACCCGCCGCCCCCCGACGACAACGACCCCTTCAGGAAGCAGCCCCCGCCGGACAGCGGCTCGGGCTCCCCCTACGGCACGCCCCCGCCACCCCCGCCGTACGGCGGAAGCGGCGGCCAAGGCCCTTATGGGGGCGGCGGAGATCCCTACGGCGGCGGAGGGAACGACCCCCTGGCCGGCATGCCGCCCCTGGCGGACAGCGGCAAACGCGTGCTCGCCCGCATCCTCGACATGATCCTCGTCGGCGTCGTCGTCTGGCTGCTCTCCTGGGGCTTCGGGACCAGCGAGTTCGACGTCGACCCGGACAAGGTGCAGTACGGGAAGAGCTTCGGGCAGTCGGTGCTCGCCGCCGTGCTCTACATCGCGTACGACACCTTCATGATCTCCAGGACGGGCCAGACCCTGGGCAAGAAGTGGCTGGGCCTCAGGGTCGCGAACCTCAACGACGGTGCGACCCCCACCGTGCAGACCGCGCTCGTCCGCGCGGCCGTCCTGTGGCTGCCGTTCGCGTTCTGCTGTGCCTGTATCTGGACGGCGATCTGCGGCGGCTGGAGCTTCTTCGACAAGCCCTACAAGCAGGGCCTGCACGACAAGGCTGCCAAGACGGTGGTGGTCAGCACCGGCTGA
- a CDS encoding RDD family protein: MSAPTPAPGDDRPREGYYPDPSIPGYVRYWNGAAWVPGTSRPAPTDGESLPAPPGAGAAAPAPAEETGPHFFDEEPLTAPEAAAGTVDADASQHGSRPEPASAWQADAARQTGLGGEQERRVSWGEPEQRGASGARDPRDPRVPSAPAAGSAPESASAPASAPEDAPSPQAPQASEAAPQKPQKPQEVNGPGTVQIRAIKPGVPPQQEQPPAEGTVTFRRPSGPVRPTAAAPATEGTMAIRALRPKSSGAAAQTPAPPQAAVPPQASAPSPAPAPAPVQPSVPQQGGAPGGAASPVTSGPGGGSPSWAQQVHRLAAEGDGQQQPVVPWKPVANDPFLAMAQNQAAGRPAGLGKRFAARLIDTVVLAAVTGAAALPLGTKAADHVDSKIDAAKMSGEKVTVWLLDGTTAGYLGMVLGVLLLFGILYEVLPTAKWGRTLGKRVLGLQVRDMEEHETPSFGSALKRWLVYAVPGVLVVGVVGVLWCVFDRPWRQCWHDKAAGTFVAG; this comes from the coding sequence ATGAGCGCCCCAACTCCGGCCCCAGGCGACGACAGGCCCCGCGAAGGCTACTACCCCGATCCGTCCATTCCCGGATATGTCCGGTACTGGAACGGCGCGGCCTGGGTGCCCGGGACCAGTCGTCCCGCCCCGACCGACGGCGAATCGCTCCCCGCGCCTCCGGGGGCGGGAGCGGCGGCGCCCGCGCCCGCGGAGGAGACCGGGCCGCACTTCTTCGACGAGGAGCCCCTGACGGCGCCCGAGGCGGCGGCCGGCACGGTCGACGCCGACGCCTCGCAGCACGGGTCGAGGCCCGAGCCCGCCTCCGCCTGGCAGGCGGACGCGGCTCGGCAGACGGGGCTCGGCGGGGAGCAGGAGCGGCGGGTCTCGTGGGGTGAGCCCGAGCAGCGGGGAGCTTCGGGTGCCCGGGATCCGCGTGACCCTCGCGTGCCGAGCGCGCCGGCTGCCGGTTCGGCCCCCGAATCCGCCTCCGCGCCGGCCTCCGCTCCTGAGGACGCGCCCTCTCCTCAGGCTCCCCAGGCTTCTGAGGCTGCTCCTCAGAAGCCTCAGAAGCCCCAGGAGGTGAACGGGCCGGGCACGGTGCAGATCCGAGCGATCAAGCCGGGCGTGCCGCCGCAGCAGGAGCAGCCCCCGGCGGAGGGCACCGTGACGTTCCGCAGGCCCTCGGGACCGGTCCGCCCCACCGCGGCTGCTCCCGCCACCGAGGGCACCATGGCGATCCGGGCGCTGCGCCCGAAGTCCTCCGGCGCCGCGGCGCAGACCCCGGCGCCCCCGCAGGCCGCCGTGCCTCCGCAGGCCTCCGCGCCTTCGCCGGCACCCGCGCCTGCCCCCGTACAGCCGTCCGTCCCGCAGCAGGGCGGTGCGCCGGGTGGCGCGGCGTCGCCCGTGACCTCGGGGCCCGGTGGCGGGTCGCCCTCGTGGGCGCAGCAGGTGCACCGGCTCGCCGCCGAGGGTGACGGACAGCAGCAGCCGGTCGTGCCGTGGAAGCCGGTGGCCAACGACCCGTTCCTCGCGATGGCGCAGAACCAGGCGGCGGGGCGGCCCGCGGGGCTCGGCAAGCGGTTCGCGGCGCGGCTCATCGACACGGTCGTCCTGGCCGCCGTGACCGGGGCGGCGGCGCTGCCGCTCGGCACGAAGGCCGCCGATCACGTCGACAGCAAGATCGACGCGGCGAAGATGTCGGGCGAGAAGGTCACCGTGTGGCTGCTCGACGGCACCACGGCGGGATATCTGGGGATGGTCCTGGGCGTCCTGCTCCTCTTCGGCATCCTCTACGAGGTACTGCCCACGGCCAAGTGGGGGCGGACGCTGGGCAAGAGGGTCCTGGGTCTCCAGGTGCGTGACATGGAGGAGCACGAGACGCCGTCGTTCGGATCGGCGCTGAAGCGGTGGCTCGTCTACGCGGTGCCGGGGGTCCTGGTCGTCGGGGTCGTCGGGGTCCTGTGGTGCGTGTTCGACCGTCCGTGGCGCCAGTGCTGGCACGACAAGGCTGCGGGAACGTTTGTGGCGGGTTAG
- a CDS encoding SsgA family sporulation/cell division regulator encodes MHTVVERELELKLVLSPERAIPVPARLTYRTDDPYAIHIAFHIGSEHPVNWTFARELLVEGVFRPCGHGDVRVWPTKVEGRSVVLMALTSPDGDALLEAPAPAVSAWLERTLRVVPPGSEAERLGIDDGLAELLTPTTGRADELWLRDPWPSDESKDGE; translated from the coding sequence ATGCACACCGTGGTGGAACGCGAGCTTGAGCTCAAACTCGTCCTCTCGCCGGAACGCGCGATCCCCGTCCCGGCCCGTCTCACCTACCGCACCGATGATCCGTACGCCATCCACATCGCCTTCCACATCGGCTCCGAGCACCCCGTGAACTGGACGTTCGCCCGCGAACTTCTGGTCGAGGGGGTGTTCAGGCCCTGCGGGCACGGCGACGTCCGGGTCTGGCCGACCAAGGTGGAGGGGCGCAGCGTCGTCCTGATGGCGTTGACCTCACCCGACGGTGACGCCCTCCTCGAAGCGCCCGCGCCCGCCGTGTCCGCGTGGCTGGAGCGCACGCTGCGGGTGGTCCCTCCGGGCTCTGAGGCTGAGCGGCTCGGCATCGACGACGGCCTCGCCGAGCTGCTCACGCCGACCACGGGCCGCGCCGACGAGCTGTGGCTGCGCGACCCCTGGCCCTCTGACGAGTCCAAGGACGGTGAGTGA
- a CDS encoding FAD-linked oxidase C-terminal domain-containing protein, producing the protein MSRTLIELLHEGLPVDAVLTDPDITSSYANDMASFCDAGTPAVVVLPRTVEQVQHVMRTATGLRIPVVPQGARTGLSGGANASEGCIVLSLVKMDRILEISPVDRIAVVEPGVVNATLSRAVNEHGLYYPPDPSSWETCTIGGNIGTASGGLCCVKYGVTAEYVLGLDVVLADGRLMSTGRRTAKGVAGYDLTRLFVGSEGSLGIVVRATLALKPQPPQQLVLAAEFGSARAACDAVCRIMEGGHGPSLLELMDRTTIRAVNALAHMGLPETTEALLLAAFDTPHPAADLAAVGALCEAAGATQVVPAEDATESELLLQARRLSLTALEAVKGTTMIDDVCVPRSKLADMLEGVDRIAEKYDLTIGVCAHAGDGNTHPTVCFDAADADEGRRARESFDEIMALGLELGGTITGEHGVGVLKKDWLARELGPVGVEMQRAVKAAFDPLSLLNPGKLF; encoded by the coding sequence ATGAGCCGCACACTCATCGAACTCCTTCACGAGGGCCTCCCCGTCGACGCCGTCCTCACGGACCCCGACATCACGTCCTCGTACGCGAACGACATGGCCAGCTTCTGCGACGCCGGAACCCCGGCCGTCGTGGTCCTGCCACGGACCGTCGAGCAGGTCCAGCACGTCATGCGCACGGCGACCGGGCTACGGATCCCGGTGGTCCCACAGGGCGCCCGCACGGGCCTGTCGGGCGGCGCGAACGCCAGCGAGGGCTGCATCGTGCTGTCCCTGGTCAAGATGGACCGCATCCTGGAGATCAGCCCCGTCGACCGGATCGCGGTCGTCGAGCCCGGCGTCGTCAACGCCACGCTCTCCCGCGCAGTGAACGAACACGGTCTCTACTACCCGCCGGACCCCTCCAGTTGGGAGACCTGCACCATCGGCGGGAACATCGGCACGGCATCGGGCGGCCTGTGCTGTGTGAAGTACGGGGTGACGGCGGAGTACGTGCTCGGCCTCGACGTCGTCCTCGCCGACGGACGGCTCATGAGCACCGGACGGCGCACGGCCAAGGGCGTCGCCGGCTACGACCTCACACGCCTCTTCGTCGGCTCCGAGGGCAGCCTCGGCATCGTCGTCCGCGCGACCCTCGCCCTGAAGCCCCAGCCGCCCCAACAGCTGGTGCTGGCCGCCGAGTTCGGTTCCGCGCGGGCCGCCTGCGACGCCGTATGCAGGATCATGGAGGGCGGGCACGGTCCCTCGCTCCTGGAACTGATGGACCGCACGACCATCAGGGCCGTGAACGCCCTGGCCCACATGGGCCTCCCGGAGACCACCGAAGCGCTGCTCCTCGCGGCCTTCGACACCCCGCACCCCGCCGCGGACCTCGCGGCGGTCGGCGCGCTCTGCGAAGCCGCGGGCGCCACCCAGGTGGTCCCCGCCGAGGACGCCACGGAGTCCGAACTGCTGCTCCAGGCAAGGCGGTTGTCGCTCACCGCTCTCGAAGCCGTCAAGGGCACGACGATGATCGACGACGTGTGCGTGCCGCGCTCGAAGCTCGCCGACATGCTCGAAGGCGTGGACCGCATCGCCGAGAAGTACGACCTCACGATCGGCGTCTGCGCGCACGCGGGCGACGGCAACACCCACCCCACCGTCTGCTTCGACGCCGCGGACGCCGACGAGGGCCGCCGTGCCCGTGAGTCCTTCGACGAGATCATGGCCCTCGGTCTGGAACTCGGCGGCACGATCACCGGCGAGCACGGCGTGGGCGTCCTCAAGAAGGACTGGCTCGCCCGTGAACTCGGCCCGGTGGGCGTGGAGATGCAGCGCGCCGTCAAGGCCGCGTTCGACCCGCTCTCCCTCCTCAACCCCGGCAAGCTGTTCTGA
- a CDS encoding tetratricopeptide repeat protein, with protein sequence MEIETGSASETQKAPAAPAAPQAPAAPQSRRPPSAPAIWSESSRDARRSPSLRRVLLTSVAGCLVLGGVVVLLPDGGKKAAPPALGPAGRAMAAAGAGAPAALPDLTVLIGEREAQVRKHPGDDESWAVLGAAYVERGLRTADSAYYPKAEEALRTSLKTRPVGNAQALTGMAALANARHDFRGAKTWAESAVKLAPKRWSAYPPLIDAYSGLGDAKGVGKALETLKELNPGASAVLARSGQVYRDRGWREDAASKLMDAAALAAGPAEKAACLYRVGELSWERGEPAEALRYYEAALVADPDHHPSLAGKGRALAALGRTAEALRSYHSALVKQPAPEYALALGELYESLKLAPAARAQYDVLRARVKQVGVNGVNDSRILGLYEADHGDADAAVGRLRAEFKRHGSPEAADALGWALHRAGEDKEALKYATRATDKGPLSAVFAYHRGEIERQLERYGAARRHIGEALRLNPYFSPLLAPKARQAMESLGEPPDGGPAQMYAPEPPSAQETTPTRPRPKPTPKPTPSPSAA encoded by the coding sequence ATGGAGATCGAGACCGGGTCCGCGTCCGAGACCCAGAAGGCCCCCGCGGCGCCCGCCGCCCCCCAGGCCCCCGCGGCCCCGCAGAGCCGCCGTCCGCCGTCCGCGCCCGCCATCTGGAGCGAGTCGTCGCGGGACGCGCGCCGCTCCCCCTCCCTGCGGCGGGTGCTGCTCACCTCCGTCGCCGGGTGCCTGGTGCTCGGCGGCGTGGTGGTACTGCTGCCCGACGGGGGCAAGAAGGCGGCGCCGCCCGCCCTCGGGCCCGCGGGGCGTGCGATGGCGGCGGCGGGCGCGGGGGCCCCGGCCGCACTGCCGGACCTCACCGTGCTGATCGGCGAGCGTGAGGCGCAGGTGCGCAAGCATCCCGGGGACGACGAGTCGTGGGCGGTGCTCGGGGCCGCCTACGTCGAGCGGGGCCTTCGGACCGCGGACTCCGCCTACTACCCCAAGGCGGAGGAGGCGCTGCGTACGTCCCTGAAGACGCGGCCCGTGGGCAACGCGCAGGCGCTGACAGGCATGGCGGCGCTAGCGAACGCGCGGCACGACTTCCGCGGGGCGAAGACGTGGGCCGAGAGCGCGGTGAAGCTGGCGCCGAAGCGGTGGTCGGCGTACCCGCCTCTGATCGACGCGTACAGCGGTCTGGGTGACGCGAAGGGCGTGGGGAAGGCCCTGGAGACGCTCAAGGAGCTGAACCCCGGCGCCTCCGCCGTGCTGGCCCGGTCGGGTCAGGTCTACCGGGACCGCGGCTGGCGCGAGGACGCGGCCTCGAAGCTGATGGACGCGGCGGCGCTCGCGGCGGGCCCCGCGGAGAAGGCCGCGTGCCTGTACCGCGTGGGCGAGCTGTCCTGGGAGCGGGGCGAGCCTGCGGAGGCCCTTCGCTACTACGAGGCGGCGCTGGTGGCGGACCCTGACCACCACCCGTCCCTCGCCGGCAAGGGCCGGGCGCTCGCGGCTCTCGGCCGTACGGCGGAGGCGCTGCGCTCCTATCACAGCGCGCTGGTCAAGCAGCCGGCGCCGGAGTACGCCCTGGCGCTCGGCGAGCTGTACGAGTCGCTGAAGCTGGCCCCGGCCGCGCGGGCGCAGTACGACGTGCTGCGGGCCCGGGTGAAGCAGGTGGGCGTCAACGGCGTCAACGATTCAAGGATCCTCGGCCTCTACGAGGCGGACCACGGGGACGCGGACGCGGCGGTGGGCCGCCTGCGGGCGGAGTTCAAACGCCACGGCAGCCCGGAGGCGGCGGACGCGCTGGGGTGGGCGCTGCACCGGGCCGGTGAGGACAAGGAAGCCCTGAAGTACGCGACGCGGGCGACGGACAAGGGCCCGCTGAGCGCGGTCTTCGCCTACCACCGGGGTGAGATCGAGCGGCAGCTGGAACGGTACGGGGCCGCGCGGCGGCACATCGGGGAGGCGCTGCGCCTGAATCCGTACTTCTCGCCCCTGCTGGCTCCGAAGGCCCGCCAGGCCATGGAGTCCCTGGGCGAGCCCCCGGACGGGGGCCCGGCCCAGATGTACGCCCCCGAGCCGCCCTCCGCCCAGGAGACGACCCCCACGCGCCCCCGCCCGAAGCCCACCCCGAAACCGACCCCGAGCCCCTCCGCCGCGTAG
- the hppD gene encoding 4-hydroxyphenylpyruvate dioxygenase, with protein MAATANTQPTSATSGTPHTAREADPFPVKGMDAVVFAVGNAKQAAHYYSTAFGMKLVAYSGPETGSRETASYVLTNGGARFVLTSVIKASTDWGHFIEGHVAEHGDGVVDLAIEVPDARAAYAYAVEHGARGLTEPYEVKDENGTVVLAAIATYGKTRHTLVDRSGYDGPYLPGFEAASPIVEPPAKRTFQAIDHCVGNVELGKMNEWVAFYNKVMGFTNMKEFVGDDIATEYSALMSKVVADGTLKVKFPINEPAIAKKKSQIDEYLEFYGGAGVQHIALATNDIVESVRTMRAAGVKFLDTPDSYYDTLGEWAGETRVPVETLRELKILVDRDEDGYLLQIFTKPVQDRPTVFFEMIERHGSMGFGKGNFKALFEAIEREQEKRGNL; from the coding sequence ATGGCAGCTACCGCGAACACCCAGCCCACGTCGGCCACCTCCGGCACCCCCCACACCGCGCGCGAGGCAGACCCCTTCCCGGTCAAGGGAATGGACGCGGTCGTCTTCGCCGTGGGCAACGCCAAGCAGGCGGCCCACTACTACTCCACGGCCTTCGGCATGAAACTCGTGGCCTACTCGGGCCCGGAGACCGGCAGCCGCGAGACCGCCTCCTACGTCCTCACCAACGGCGGCGCCCGCTTCGTGCTCACCTCCGTCATCAAGGCGTCGACGGACTGGGGCCACTTCATCGAGGGCCACGTCGCCGAGCACGGCGACGGCGTCGTCGACCTCGCCATCGAGGTGCCGGACGCGCGCGCCGCGTACGCGTACGCCGTCGAGCACGGCGCCCGCGGCCTCACCGAGCCCTACGAGGTCAAGGACGAGAACGGCACGGTCGTCCTCGCCGCCATCGCGACGTACGGCAAGACCCGCCACACGCTCGTCGACCGCAGCGGCTACGACGGCCCCTACCTGCCCGGTTTCGAGGCCGCGTCGCCGATCGTCGAGCCGCCCGCCAAGCGCACCTTCCAGGCGATCGACCACTGCGTCGGCAACGTCGAGCTCGGCAAGATGAACGAGTGGGTCGCCTTCTACAACAAGGTCATGGGCTTCACGAACATGAAGGAGTTCGTGGGCGACGACATCGCTACCGAGTACAGCGCGCTGATGTCGAAGGTGGTCGCGGACGGCACCCTGAAGGTGAAGTTCCCGATCAACGAGCCCGCCATCGCCAAGAAGAAGTCCCAGATCGACGAGTACCTCGAGTTCTACGGCGGCGCGGGCGTCCAGCACATCGCGCTCGCCACGAACGACATCGTGGAGTCCGTACGCACCATGCGCGCGGCCGGGGTGAAGTTCCTGGACACCCCCGACTCGTACTACGACACGCTGGGCGAGTGGGCGGGCGAGACGCGCGTCCCGGTGGAGACCCTGCGCGAGCTGAAGATCCTGGTCGACCGCGACGAGGACGGCTACCTGCTGCAGATCTTCACCAAGCCGGTCCAGGACCGCCCGACGGTCTTCTTCGAGATGATCGAGCGGCACGGCTCGATGGGCTTCGGCAAGGGCAACTTCAAGGCGCTGTTCGAGGCGATCGAGCGCGAGCAGGAGAAGCGCGGCAACCTCTGA
- a CDS encoding Lrp/AsnC family transcriptional regulator, translated as MTIDHLDGRLIVLLAREPRIGVLEASRRLGVARGTVQARMDRLQSNGVIRGFGPEVDPAALGYPVTAFATLEIKQGQGADVRAHLATVAEVLELHTITGHGDMLCRLVARSNADLQRVIDRVVGFDGIVRASTAIVMENPVPLRIIPLVEQASEDT; from the coding sequence ATGACGATCGATCATCTGGACGGCAGGCTCATCGTGCTGCTCGCCCGCGAGCCCCGTATCGGCGTCCTGGAGGCGTCCCGCCGGCTCGGTGTCGCGCGCGGGACCGTGCAGGCCCGGATGGACCGCCTTCAGTCGAACGGAGTCATCCGCGGCTTCGGACCGGAGGTCGACCCCGCCGCCCTCGGCTACCCCGTGACCGCCTTCGCCACGCTGGAGATCAAACAGGGCCAGGGCGCCGACGTACGGGCGCATTTGGCGACCGTCGCCGAGGTGCTCGAACTGCACACCATCACCGGCCACGGCGACATGCTCTGCCGTCTGGTGGCCCGTTCGAACGCGGATCTCCAACGTGTGATCGACCGGGTCGTGGGTTTTGATGGCATCGTCCGGGCCTCCACGGCGATCGTCATGGAGAACCCTGTTCCCCTGCGGATCATCCCGTTGGTCGAACAGGCGTCAGAAGACACCTGA
- a CDS encoding ABC transporter permease: MNFWDYLGNRHQQLLTDAYQHASAVFQCMVVATVIGVLIGIVTYRSEWAGNLATTATSTILTVPSLAMIGLLIPVVGLGVAPTVIALTLYGLLPIVRNAIVGLRGVDPSLVDAAKGIGMSRAARLVKVELPIAWPPILTGIRVSTQMLMGIAAIAAYASGPGLGNEIFRGIGSLGSKNALNQVLAGTLGIIVLALLFDAAYVLIGRLTISRGIRV, translated from the coding sequence GTGAACTTCTGGGACTACCTCGGCAACCGCCACCAGCAGTTGCTGACGGACGCGTACCAGCACGCAAGCGCGGTCTTCCAGTGCATGGTCGTGGCGACCGTCATCGGCGTACTGATCGGCATCGTCACGTACCGCAGCGAGTGGGCGGGCAATCTGGCCACGACCGCGACGTCCACGATCCTGACCGTCCCGTCGCTCGCCATGATCGGTCTGCTGATCCCCGTCGTCGGCCTCGGCGTGGCCCCGACGGTCATCGCCCTGACCCTCTACGGCCTGCTGCCCATCGTGCGCAACGCCATCGTCGGGCTGCGCGGCGTCGATCCCTCGCTGGTCGACGCGGCCAAGGGCATCGGGATGTCGCGTGCCGCACGCCTCGTCAAGGTGGAGCTGCCGATCGCCTGGCCGCCGATCCTGACCGGCATCCGCGTCTCCACGCAGATGCTGATGGGCATCGCGGCCATCGCCGCGTACGCGTCGGGCCCCGGCCTCGGCAACGAGATCTTCCGCGGCATCGGCTCGCTCGGCAGCAAGAACGCGCTCAACCAGGTGCTCGCGGGCACGCTCGGGATCATCGTCCTGGCCCTGCTCTTCGACGCCGCGTACGTCCTGATCGGCCGCCTGACCATTTCGAGGGGTATCCGTGTCTGA
- a CDS encoding betaine/proline/choline family ABC transporter ATP-binding protein (Members of the family are the ATP-binding subunit of ABC transporters for substrates such as betaine, L-proline or other amino acids, choline, carnitine, etc. The substrate specificity is best determined from the substrate-binding subunit, rather than this subunit, as it interacts with the permease subunit and not with substrate directly.): MELEHLTKRYAGSGDPAVDSVSMEIKAGEIVILVGPSGCGKSTTLKMINRLIEPTSGRIRIGGEDVTDMDPVKLRRRIGYAIQSSGLFPHMTVAQNIALVPRMIGWGKSKIKNRVEEMLDLVGLDPAEFHGRYPRQLSGGQQQRVGVARALAADPPVLLMDEPFGAVDPITRDHLQDELIRLQHELHKTIVFVTHDFDEAIKLGDRIAVLRERSHIAQFDTPEAILTNPADDFVSGFVGAGAALKRLNLTRVRDVEIADFATVTVDDPLQDIFDRLRASGTNELLLLDKRGRPYKWLRRGDLMRAKGSLARAGTLVHDTVTRDATLRDALEAVLTDNAGRVAVTGRRGEYTGVVDMETLMNSVHEMLEADRLDAVEHQHELQEQRAELTHHEQEGPAGGAKA, from the coding sequence ATCGAGCTGGAACACCTCACCAAGCGGTACGCGGGCAGCGGCGACCCGGCGGTGGACAGCGTCAGCATGGAGATCAAGGCCGGCGAGATCGTCATCCTGGTCGGGCCCTCGGGGTGCGGGAAGTCGACCACGCTGAAGATGATCAACCGGCTCATCGAGCCGACCAGTGGCCGCATCCGCATCGGCGGCGAGGACGTCACCGACATGGACCCGGTGAAGCTGCGCCGGCGTATCGGTTACGCGATCCAGTCGTCCGGGCTCTTCCCGCACATGACGGTCGCCCAGAACATCGCCCTCGTGCCGAGGATGATCGGCTGGGGGAAGTCGAAGATCAAGAACCGGGTCGAGGAGATGCTCGACCTCGTCGGGCTCGACCCCGCCGAGTTCCACGGCCGTTATCCGCGCCAGCTCTCCGGCGGCCAGCAGCAACGCGTGGGCGTGGCACGGGCGTTGGCGGCCGATCCGCCCGTACTCCTGATGGATGAGCCGTTCGGCGCGGTCGACCCGATCACCCGCGACCATCTCCAGGACGAGCTGATCCGGCTCCAGCACGAGCTGCACAAGACGATCGTCTTCGTCACGCACGACTTCGACGAGGCGATCAAGCTCGGCGACCGCATCGCGGTGCTGCGGGAGCGCTCGCACATCGCGCAGTTCGACACCCCGGAAGCCATCCTCACCAACCCGGCCGACGACTTCGTGTCCGGTTTCGTGGGCGCGGGCGCGGCCCTGAAGCGGCTCAACCTCACCCGCGTACGCGACGTGGAGATCGCCGACTTCGCGACGGTGACCGTCGACGACCCGCTCCAGGACATCTTCGACAGGCTGCGGGCCAGCGGCACGAACGAACTGCTGCTCCTCGACAAACGCGGCCGCCCCTACAAGTGGCTGCGGCGCGGCGACCTGATGCGGGCCAAGGGCTCGCTGGCCCGCGCGGGCACCCTCGTCCACGACACGGTCACCCGTGACGCCACCCTGCGCGACGCGCTCGAAGCGGTGCTCACGGACAACGCGGGGCGGGTCGCGGTCACCGGGCGGCGCGGGGAGTACACCGGCGTCGTGGACATGGAGACGCTGATGAACTCCGTGCACGAGATGCTGGAGGCCGACCGGCTCGACGCGGTGGAGCACCAGCACGAACTCCAGGAGCAGCGGGCCGAGTTGACCCATCACGAGCAGGAAGGCCCCGCAGGGGGTGCGAAGGCGTGA
- a CDS encoding ABC transporter permease, whose translation MPDRTPAPDEGPGPRPDGEHEVKGHLFRDTGEAEPEPPPSRTAASTGLRGRIGWQKLTILPAFIALILLLTWWWFEQADLDSISQNALADGNVWLRLRQHIQLTVISTFFVLIIAIPLGILLTRRRLRKAAPGAMALANIGQATPAIGLLALLVIWIGIGEKAALIGIIIYAVLPVLSNTIAGLNANDPTLLEAARGIGMSQWGVLGKVELPLAVPLILAGVRTALVLNVGTATLATFGGGGGLGDLITTGITNQRMPVLMLGSILTIALALLVDWLASLAELVLRPRGLEAGS comes from the coding sequence ATCCCCGACCGCACACCGGCCCCCGACGAGGGACCAGGGCCGCGGCCCGACGGCGAGCACGAGGTCAAGGGCCACCTCTTCCGCGACACCGGCGAGGCCGAGCCGGAGCCGCCGCCCTCGCGGACCGCGGCCTCCACCGGACTCAGAGGGCGGATCGGCTGGCAGAAGCTGACCATCCTGCCGGCGTTCATCGCCCTCATCCTGCTGCTCACGTGGTGGTGGTTCGAGCAGGCCGACCTGGACTCGATCTCGCAGAACGCGCTGGCGGACGGCAATGTCTGGCTCAGGCTGCGCCAGCACATCCAGCTGACGGTCATCTCCACGTTCTTCGTGCTGATCATCGCGATCCCGCTGGGCATCCTGCTCACCCGCAGAAGGCTCCGCAAGGCGGCGCCCGGCGCGATGGCCCTGGCCAACATCGGCCAGGCGACGCCCGCGATCGGCCTCCTCGCCCTCCTGGTGATCTGGATCGGCATCGGCGAGAAGGCGGCCCTGATCGGCATCATCATCTACGCCGTCCTGCCGGTGCTCTCCAACACGATCGCGGGCCTGAACGCCAACGACCCGACGCTCCTGGAAGCCGCGCGTGGCATCGGCATGTCGCAGTGGGGCGTCCTCGGCAAGGTCGAACTCCCGCTGGCCGTACCGCTGATCCTGGCGGGTGTGCGCACCGCGCTCGTCCTGAACGTGGGCACGGCGACACTCGCCACCTTCGGCGGTGGCGGCGGGCTCGGCGACCTCATCACCACCGGGATCACCAACCAGCGGATGCCGGTCCTGATGCTCGGCTCGATCCTGACGATCGCGCTCGCGCTCCTGGTGGACTGGCTGGCCTCGCTGGCCGAACTGGTCCTGCGTCCGCGTGGGTTGGAGGCCGGGTCATGA